Genomic DNA from Armatimonadia bacterium:
CCTTCTCGCCGGACGGACGGCACGTCGCCTTCGTCCGGATGGAGCCTAGTTACGCATCCCTTTGGCTGTATGATCTCGTACAGGATCGAGCGACCCGGCTGACAAGCGGAGCCCTCTATCCCGACCTCCGCAGGACAAGGCTGACCTGGTCAGCAGACGGCAAGTATGTCATGTTCGCCTGTGACGGAGCAATCTATGCCGCTCCTATGTCGGGTGCGCTTCCTCTACGCTTGACCGACGCCACCGGCATCACCGACCACTGGGCGATATCACCGGACGAAGGCCACGTGGCGTTTGCGCGCAGCGGCAGCATCTACCTGGCCGGTCTCAAGTGGCCTGCCGCTGTCGCGGCGCTCCCCGAGTAACGGCGCGAAGCCCTGCAACCCAGCCGCGTCGGCACCTGGCTGACCAGCTCGTGTGGGGAATCGAGTATGAGCAGATCGATGACTGGTATCAGATGGACAAGCTCGACCAGCCCTTTGAGGCGTGGCGGGACTATATGGAGCCAGCGACCAAGTCCTACTATGATCGGGGCGTCTGTGAGTCAGGGCCCGAACATGACTTTGTCCGTGACCTTAAGGCCTCCGACCTCCCGTAGTGCCCCCTCCTGAATCTCAGCCATGATTCACAAAGACCGCCCGGCAGATGCCCGGCGGTCTTTGCTTTCACGGGTAGGTTGTTTGGGGGTTCCGGGTCCTCGATCTACCCTCCGTGACCCCAGCATCCCGTCCTCGCCATGGACGCGGGCTATCGCAGCGGGTTCCCGTGCTATGGGGGATGACGGGTGGGAAGCGCATCAAGATGGACGAGGTGCACTGACCGACCGCGGACTCCGAGGTCACTTCGACGCACTCACCAGGATGCTGGTGATCCTGCCGACGAGGTCCGGCGGCGTGCCGGGCGAGGCGTAGGGCCGCTCCTCGACGATGCTCACGTCGCGGAGCCCGCTCTGCCGCATCACCGACAGGTACCCGTCCAGGCCTGGGGCGTGGGCGAGCCAGTCCGCCCAGATCGCGGGGACGTCCGATGGGCCTTCGGGCAGGAGGGCGGTCACCACCAGGTCAGAGATCATCACCCAGCCACCTGTACGCAGGACCCTGACCGCCTCGCGGAACGCCCGAGCCCTGTCCCTCACGTCGCTGATCACGCAGTTGCTGATGATGACATCCACCGACACGTCCGGCAGGGGCAAAGCCTCGAGCGTCCCAAGGTGGAACTCGACGTTGGTACGGCCCTGCTTCGCGGCGGCCGCCCGGGCGACCTCAAGGACCTCCTCGAACACGTCCACGCCGATGACCCGACCACTCGGTCCCACCCGCTCGGCCGCGAGCAGGCAGTCGAACCCACCGCCGCACCCCAGGTCGAGCACCGTCTGGCCGGGACGCAGGCCGGCGACCCCGACGGGGTTGCCGCAGCCCATCCCCATGACCACCTCGGGCGGCACGCTGGCGATGTCCGCGTCCGAGTAGCCAACCGCCCTGGCACGGGCCACTGCTGACTCTTTGCCTGCCTGGGTGCTCATGACTATATCCCCTTCGACCGGCACACGGCCATCGCGAGCTGGGCCCTCAGGCCCGCTGCCTCGAGCAGCGGATTCGCCGCCAAGGGGCGTTCCTCCTGCCGACACGTCCTTGCGTCTTCGGAGGAGGGGCCCACAACAGCGGCCCCGAATGCACGGAGGAGATTTGGCGCAGGGAACTTAGCGGAGGGAAGGACGACGTGAGGATCGAGACGAACATCGCAGCGGTGCTGGAAGAGGGCCCGTAGAACGCAAAAACGAGAACTGCTAACCACAAAGGGGCAGTTCTCGCAATTGGTGATCCTTGGCTCCCCGGCCCGGATTCGAACCAGGAACCCACTGGTTAACAGCCAGTCGCTCTACCGTTGAGCTACCGGGGAAGCCTCACTACATACGCTTCAGGCCGAGGCATATGCCCCGGCCCAAAGTCTAGACCCGGCGACGACCTACTCTCCCACGACGTCGCCGTCGCAGTACCATCGGCGCTGGAGGGCTTTACTACCGTGTTCGGAATGGGAACGGGTGTGGCCCCTCCGCCATAGTCACCGGGAAACCTTGTAAAGCAGCACTTGCCGCTCATAAGTGCTACCTTCACAACTGCACAGCGATTGTTGACGCCACTGTATGATTGCAAGCATGGTCAAGCGCTCGGGCGATTAGTACCGGTAAGCT
This window encodes:
- a CDS encoding methyltransferase domain-containing protein, with the protein product MSTQAGKESAVARARAVGYSDADIASVPPEVVMGMGCGNPVGVAGLRPGQTVLDLGCGGGFDCLLAAERVGPSGRVIGVDVFEEVLEVARAAAAKQGRTNVEFHLGTLEALPLPDVSVDVIISNCVISDVRDRARAFREAVRVLRTGGWVMISDLVVTALLPEGPSDVPAIWADWLAHAPGLDGYLSVMRQSGLRDVSIVEERPYASPGTPPDLVGRITSILVSASK